Part of the Anopheles coluzzii chromosome 3, AcolN3, whole genome shotgun sequence genome is shown below.
GCAAGAATTAGAAACATAGAAACGAGCGCGAGTGCAATTTTTAGTAAGAATTCAACGATGGAACAGCCGATCGAACCCGATGTAGAGGTTACCTTTACAATGCCTAGCTTTAATTTATCCACCGATCCGACGGCCGAAGCGGATGCAAAGCAACCACAACCAACATCGATTCCTGCAACGACAAACGCAACGATTCCAGCAACCGGTGGTGGCAACGCAAATGTCGCAGTACCTGCCACTCCAAAGCGAAGAGGCAGCGCAGTGAAAGAGCACACATCCGATTCTAAATTACAGAAACTAGAAGAGAAGGCCACCAAGGCTCAGGAGGCCTATGAGAAGGAAGAGAAGCTGCGCAAGGAGCTGGAGGCCCTCAACAGCAAGCTGCTGGCTGAGAAGACCGCTCTCTTGGACTCGCTGTCCGGTGAGAAGGGTGCCCTCCAGGAATACCAGGAGAAGGCCGCCAAGCTGACCGCCCAGAAGAACGACCTGGAGAACCAGCTGCGCGTAAGTATCCCGTGTTATGGTGGAAGTGCTTACAACTATAGGGCGATCTTTGCAAAGATCGTCTTTGTGTCGTTCGCCCGCCCGCCAGCGGATGCTGCGTTTGCTCACTATACTTACTATTACTGTGTTGTTTCGTGCGCGGTTCTATCGTTCTACAGGACACCCAGGAGCGCCTGGCCCAGGAAGAGGATGCCCGCAACCAGCTCTTCCAGACCAAGAAGAAGTTGGAGCAGGAAATCGGCAGCCAGAAGAAGGATGCTGAGGACCTGGAACTGCAGATCCAGAAGATTGAGCAGGACAAGGCCTCGAAGGATCACCAGATCCGCAACTTGAATGATGAGATCGCCCACCAGGATGAGCTCATCAACAAGCTGAACAAGGAGAAGAAGATGCAGGGTGAGGTCAACCAGAAGACCGCCGAAGAGCTGCAGGCCGCCGAAGACAAGGTGAACCACCTGAACAAGGTGAAGGCCAAGCTGGAGCAGACTCTGGATGAGCTGGAGGACTCGCTTGAGCGCGAGAAGAAGCTGCGCGGTGACGTCGAGAAGGCTAAGCGCAAGGTTGAGGGTGACCTCAAGCTGACCCAGGAGGCTGTTGCCGATCTGGAGCGCAACAAGAAGGAGCTGGAGCAGACCGTCCTGCGCAAGGATAAGGAGATCTCCGCCCTGTCTGCCAAGCTGGAAGACGAGCAGTCGCTGGTTGgcaagctgcagaagcagatCAAGGAACTGCAGGCTCGCATTGAGGAGCTCGAGGAGGAAGTCGAGGCCGAGCGTCAGGCCCGCGCCAAGGCTGAGAAGCAGCGTGCTGATCTGGCCCGCGAGCTCGAGGAGCTGGGCGAGCGTCTGGAGGAGGCTGGCGGTGCCACCTCGGCCCAGATTGAGCTGAACAAGAAGCGTGAGGCTGAGCTGGCTAAGCTGCGCCGCGATCTGGAGGAAGCCAACATCCAGCATGAGGGCACTCTGGCTAACCTGCGCAAGAAGCACAACGATGCCGTCGCTGAGATGGCCGAGCAGGTCGATCAGCTGAACAAACTGAAGACCAAGTGAGTATCGCGTAATGCCCCATCCTTCATAGGGTCTTGTGGGGCCCTGTTTACCTTTCTTTCGCAGGTCTGGTTGCAAGTGCCCTAACGACGCCACAAAGGGATTGCTGTTTGGTTGGAATGCGCGAAACGGTTGATCTAAACTGCatatttctttctcttttctttctcgCAATCTATATCTGCTCttgccaaacaaacaaaaaatctcttGCTTCTCGTACGCTCGTGGGGTGATATTTGCGGgaaatatgaaaacaaaacgcaataCTAACCAGGGCTGAACATGACCGCGCTAACATGTACAATGAGCTGAACAACACTCGTACTGCCTGCGATCAGCTGTCCCGCGAAAAGGTAACGTATCGGACACAGCCATGGAAAGGCATCTGCTCTTTCATACCACCGACGACCGCGTGCCCATGGGTGTACAACATGAATTACACTACAacaagggaaaacaaaaagccgAAGGAATCGACTAGCTTTCCTTTTCACCTCCTTCCCTATATTACATATCCAACCAAAGCAAAATTCAACCAACGAAGCAATTGAACCGATCCACAAACAGAGTACCAGACACGGACAGCAACACAACGGCAACAGAAGTGGCGATTGTGGCACATAACATAGAATGTGCTAAAGATGATCTTCATCTGCCTAGCAAACGTTGACAATTTCTATCAAAATCGAATATGTTTCATTTACAAACGAATGGTCCAACACAGAAATCATATATTCTCTTTCTGTTCACAATACTTATTCTCCTCAGAGCTGAGAAAGAGCGTACTCAATACTTTGCTGAGTTGAACGATGCCCGCATCGGTTGCGATCAGCTTTCCAATGAAAAGGTATACAGAGGCCATTAGCAATATTCAGCGTTCTTGTGCTCTTTCCGCTGCTGAATACTACTGATCTTACTAAAGAGTTGAATTTCATAGCTCTCTAAAACTTTCTACCAGAATCATTTTTAACCGTTTTGCTTCTTAAAATCTATAAGCAATTTACTACAACCCAATGCGCAGGCTAAAACACTACTGCAAACGATGTCTTTATTGACTTGCCGAATTACGCTGTAAATATATTTCGCCTTCTTTTCGAATGTATCGCCGTAAGCTCTACTCTGAGTAATCTTCTAAATTGAAATATTGGCTGCCTCTTCAACAATTTACTCTACTGCCAAATTCATTCATactaacacacatacacacaaacattcacTTTCTATCATTACTACTGTGTATATGACAAATTCCATTTCTACTTCAGTAAATTTACACACTTATATTTCCTTTAAAATTTCACTAGCCATACCAATTCACATAACCATCTTGTTGATACACTCACTCGGCTATACGCATCCTCTGTACAGAGCCAGATGTTTGACTACTGCGTACAGCGCAGCATGTGCCACTTGCTAACCCGTTTCTTTGATCGTGATGTACACAGGCCGCCCAGGAGAAGATCGccaagcagctgcagcacacTCTGAACGAAGTACAAAGCAAGTTGGACGAAACCAACCGCACTCTGAACGATTTCGATGCCTCCAAGAAGAAGCTGTCGATCGAGAACTCCGATCTGCTGCGCCAGCTGGAGGACGCCGAGTCGCAGGTGTCGCAGCTGAGCAAGATCAAGATCTCGCTCACTCAGCAGCTCGAGGATACCAAGCGTCTTGCCGACGAGGAGGCTCGCGAGCGCGCCACCCTGCTGGGCAAGTTCCGCAACCTGGAGCACGACCTGGACAACCTGCGCGAGCAGGTTGAGGAGGAGGCTGAGGGCAAGGGAGACATCCAGCGCCAGCTCAGCAAGGCCAACGCTGAGGCTCAGCTGTGGCGCAGCAAGTACGAGTCGGAGGGCGTTGCCCGTGCCGAGGAGCTCGAGGAGGCCAAGCGTAAGCTGCAGGCCCGCCTTGCCGAGGCTGAGGAGACCATCGAGTCGCTGAACCAGAAGTGCATTGCACTGGAGAAGACCAAGCAGCGCCTGGCCACCGAGGTCGAGGATCTGCAGCTCGAGGTTGACCGTGCCTCGTCGATTGCCAACGCTGctgagaagaagcagaaggcGTTCGACAAGATCATTGGAGAATGGAAGCTGAAGGTCGACGATCTGGCCGCCGAGCTGGATGCCTCGCAGAAGGAGTGCCGCAACTACTCGACCGAGCTGTTCCGTCTGAAGGGTGCCTACGAGGAGGGCCAGGAGCAGCTTGAAGCCGTCCGCCGTGAGAACAAGAACTTGGCCGATGAGGTCAAGGATCTGCTGGACCAGATCGGTGAGGGTGGCCGCAACATCCACGAGATCGAGAAGTCGCGCAAGCGCCTGGAGGCCGAGAAGGACGAGCTGCAGGCCGCCCTCGAGGAGGCTGAAGCCGCCCTGGAGCAGGAGGAGAACAAGGTTCTGCGTGCTCAGCTTGAACTGTCTCAGGTCCGTCAAGAAATTGACCGCCGCATCCAGGAGAAGGAAGAAGAGTTCGAGAACACTCGCAAGAACCACCAGCGCGCCCTGGACTCGATGCAGGCTTCCCTGGAGGCCGAAGCCAAGGGCAAGGCCGAGGCTCTGCGTATGAAGAAGAAGCTGGAAGCCGACATCAACGAGCTGGAGATTGCTCTGGATCACGCCAACAAGGtaagcaaacgaacgaacagcATCCCCATCCGGTGCCAGCAGCACCATCTGAAACAAAACTAACCCGATAATCCACTCGTTTCATACGCAGGCTAACGCTGAGGCCCAGAAGAACATCAAGcgctaccagcagcagctgaaggaCGTCCAGAGCGCCCTGGAGGAGGAACAGCGCGCCCGCGACGATGCCCGCGAGCAGCTGGGTATCTCGGAGCGCCGTGCCAACGCTCTCCAGAACGAACTGGAGGAGTCGCGCACCCTGTTGGAGCAGGCCGACCGTGGCCGTCGCCAGGCCGAGCAGGAGCTCAGCGATGCTCACGAGCAGCTGAACGAAGTGTCCGCCCAGAACGCTTCGATCGCCGCCGCCAAGAGGAAGCTCGAGTCTGAGCTGCAGACCCTGCACTCCGACCTGGATGAGCTGCTGAACGAGGCCAAGAACTCCGAGGAGAAGGCCAAGAAGGCTATGGTTGATGCCGCTCGTCTGGCTGATGAGCTGCGCGCCGAGCAGGACCATGCCCAGACCCAGGAGAAGCTGCGCAAGGCGCTTGAGCAGCAGATCAAGGAGCTGCAGGTCCGCCTGGATGAGGCCGAATCGAACGCCCTGAAGGGAGGCAAGAAGGCTATCCAGAAGCTGGAGCAGCGCGTCCGCGAGCTCGAGTCGGAGCTGGACAGCGAACAGAGACGACATGCCGATGCCCAGAAGAACCTGCGCAAGTCGGAGCGTCGCATCAAGGAGCTGACCTTCCAGTCGGAGGAAGACCGCAAGAACCACGAGCGCATGCAGGATCTGGTTGACAAGCTGCAGCAGAAGATCAAGACTTACAAGAGGCAGATTGAGGAAGCCGAGGAGATCGCCGCCCTCAACTTGGCCAAGTTCCGTAAGGCCCAGCAGGAGCTGGAGGAAGCCGAGGAGCGTGCCGACATTGCCGAACAAGCTGCCACCAAATTCCGCACCAAGGGAGGACGTGCCGGTTCCGTACAGCGTGGTGCTAGCCCAGCAGTAAGTACCATGTAAACAAGGGCTGGTCCCAGCCCCCTCTCGCCTCAGTCAGCATGCCATCAACCTTTTTCGCAGTGCTTTTCAACCCAATGTTCTATCTGAGTACTTTTGAATCATCCACGCCATTTTTAACCGCTCGTGCTGCACAGGCAGCCGAGCGCGCAACGCGAACCCTTTGCtagaggaaaaaagaaaagaaaggttAGCCATCTGAATTCACTCATTTGCGCGGTTTGGCCAATTTTTATTACTAGTGGGCACCAGAGAGGGGCCATTCAGAATAAAGTCGAGTCGCGAATTTGTTAAGAAacgaaatagaaaataattgaGCGGATTACGGCTTCGTGCAGAGGATCCGACCTAGCTTAGCTTCTCTCTCCTCAGCTGAACCCTTAAGAAGATaaagaaaacagaacaaaaaacagaaacaacagcaacatcagcgTAAAATCCTTTCACACCTCGGTGAAAAACTTTATTCGAGAAGAATAAAATCGAATGATGCGAATGATATAATGATAACTTAGCTGCAATTTTCATCACCCTAGTTCGCTTTCCGTTGTGGGTTTTCTacagttttgtttgctacATAGCTATATCATCTCAACCGCAACGAATCTTTTCTTACTACTTACCCACTCTTTTGTatcttgtttatttattttttttatatctacCTTTGTATTTGCTATCGAATCtaccttttgtttttgttttatatccTACTGTTACCGCGAAGATGCTTCTCTCTTCATCCATTAAACCGAATGCAATCAGAATTACCAAATACAGTTGTACTGGAAGTCTGctaaaacgaaacgaaaccaataattcttcctttctttgtaTCAATCCAGCCGTCGGTGGTCAGAGCGTAAAGCGTGTCCGCTGACTCCCAAGCAGTTGTGTTTGATTGAGAGTATGTGTATGCGAACCGTTTTTACGACCAAAGAAATCCCAAAAGAATCCCGAAGCCTTCCTAGCAACCCCCCTCTCTACTGATACGATTGCGATTATTCCTTCGactcttcgtcttcttctgcCTTCACTTCTAcgtcttattcttcttctcgcCACCGAGCTGCAACTGCACTTCTGCAAAGAGCAAACTTTATGATacgactgtgtgtgtatgtgtgtatccAAAACGAAACTAGAACCCAAAATCCCACCATTGCAAAGTATCCGCCACCTACCATAGCGTTCGGCTTGATCAGGCCAACCAGTAAGTGCTCTTTAGCTCTCCGCAAGCCACCGATAATGGGGTTTTGCATGAGcaagtttattattttctgtttctttttttgtgttacaaTAACATATTTACCAAACATTTCCAATTGTTTCAATTGTTCCCCGTTATTGTACCCTATTTCCGTACCTACTCCAACAATCTGTAAAGGATGTCTTATACTCCTTCTCTCTCTgtattcctttttgtttctgctAATCTACTGATATTTTACCAAAACGACTAAATGTCTCCAACCAATGAAGCACCCATTAACCGAGAGCATTGTGTAGTATTATTAGCCTCATTGTCTCATTAGTGTACTATTTGTAATCGACCCGATTTAATCACATCACACCGAACAGCCCTGTACAACTCGATCATCCGCCAAACGAGCCCCTCTCATCTCACGATCGAACATACGAACGAACCCTTGAACAAGCTGGCGATGCGCAATGGGAGTTCCACCTCATTTTACTACCTACCTTTCTTCAGAAATCAGAATCGTCAATTTCTTTCACTCGATAGCACACATTatgcacagtgtgtaaaccaTTTGAGCATGGTTTCATTTCTCATGCATTTCTGGGAAGCTGTTCCCTTGGAACGACGCACAGCCATCTCATGGCATACTCACATCACATTTCATTcggtgagagtgtgtgtgtgcaatgtgttgtttttaccATTTTCTCTAACTGTCAGCTGTCGTAGAAGTTTCTTATCCCCCCATTAGCTGCCGGTGCAAAAGCCGGCTCCAAGCTACCCTACCCCCGCCACTCACTTCCTTCGCACAGCTTACCAAAAGCAATACTGACTCTGGGGTACGACCCCTGCcgtttctcttctctttttgcAGCCCCAGAGACAGCCGTCTGCCATGCCTGCTCTTGCAGGACTGAACCTTCCCACATTCGACGATCACGGTTTCTAAATTCGTTCAGCACACAACACCAACCCCCAAACAGCAACAGAACAACAGCGCAGTACACCACCTTCAGCAGCACAGGGAGTCACACCATCCAACCCTGTGTGCATCTGTTAACACTTTAGTGTCGTAACCCCGCACCAGCAAAACAAGTGTCCGCTAATCCTTTCTGTGAGTCGAGGTGTGTCCGTTCTAATGATCAGCTCCTTCTCCACGCATATCAACCCGGGGCAGCGGCACAGCGCACAAATTCGCCCTTCCCGTCAGTGACCCGCCGCCGGAAGTCGTTCGAAGCCGTTAACTATCGAAtacaaaacatgaaaaaagaGACACGTAACAACATCAACATAAAATGTACCGCGCCGGTACACAGGGAGCTAAGGAATGGGGCACGAaacatcaccagcagcaacatcgGTGCCGCGTTCGGTAAGCCAGAAAAGTAGGTAGCGGATGGAGAACGGAAAGTACTTTCGGACCACCTGTCATCCACCCGCGTCCGGACAGAggaaggaaaagggaaaagaatcAAATCTTACAGCAGCGTCGCAAATGGAAAGCTaactaaaaaaagaaaaaagagacacacaacacacgagcACGAGCAAAAAATACAAAGTTTAGGACATCTACTATCAATGGAAACACGTACGTTTGATTGGACAAACGGTTTTACGTTAAAGCTAATACGTCAGCCCTTTAAACTAGAACGCTAAAACagatttgttcttttttggcaCTTTCCCCTTCCTTCTTGGCTGTTGCTTTCCGCTTTTCTGCACCTGCACCTACTTTTCACCCCGGCACCCGGACGCATTCCTGACCCCATTGCCGGCGCGCCATCGAAATCGACAACCGAAATTCATCTCCATCACGAATCAGTGCGGTTACGGCCGCGGTTCGGTGAAATGAAGCGCCGGGCTGCACGCCCGTGTTCGAAGTGTGTCGGTCGGAAGACGATCTATTGAAACGAATGCGATCACCCTGAAAATCAACAGCGACCACGTGAGGCCCACATGAAGAAAAGCCAACAGCGACACGTGGAGTTCCCTGAACCCTCCAtatgcaaaagaagaaaacacaaaagcaTAAAGAGCGAAAATCAATCCCACtcggaagaagatgaagaacaaaaacaaaaagaaaacattcacgctaagcaaaagcaacaacaacaacggctttgcacaattgaattgaaaaacaaTCCGTTTTATATATCCGCTGTACTGCGAGTTGGTGACGACGAAGGTGGTGTGGGACATTTGAACCAAAGAGATCGATACTAAGAAGAACCCAAGGAAAACcatgaaaaactaaacaaacggAATACTTAGACATTAATGAACATCAAAACAGAAATGATAATGATTTGCAAATAGTGTTTATACAGAGTTTTTACTTCAAACCTATCCCATATTTGCTTTTGTACACCACCAACCAACGTTCAGTTTTAAATTATCCGTCGAACAAAGTTTCATTTACTATCTCCAGTTCCCTTTTCCCCAATTGCCACAGACACAACAGTCAACTCCACCCTTCGTTCTTCGAGTATGGTTTTGTacgttgtttaattttttgtatcCGTGGCAAACAGTTTTCGctctgaatgttttttttaattatattttttataacaaaagtaatacaaaatgtatttatttttataatttaaaaagatGAGAGAAGGTAATAATAACGAAATAAGATACTTCTATTCGAAAATGAATGCAACTGTGTGATTGGTTTCGGGTTCGGGAGCGATCGGGGAAAatctgggggggggggggggtgggggggtgtTTAACCATGATATCACAAGCACTTATTAGCATTATGTTGTGGAAAGAAACATTATAAAGGCTGCAGTAAATAGACGAAGCTTAATAAAAGCAACAAGGGTTAGAATATGATCGAAGCTGCAACTTTTTCGCCATATTTTTCACGCGCGCGCTCCATCCTTCGTAGGTTGAGTGTACCAAGTGCTGCTTACACGTTGGGAAATCAGCAACATTAAGATTACGATAATGTGAGGCGCGATCACTTACTCGTTTGACGCGCAAGCTTCTACAAAGTTGGGTGACATCGATTCCCAACCAGACCGACGTTCAGTTACAAAGAATGGCTATCCGGTTATGAAATAGTAGTAAGTGTTCCTGTGTAGAGAAGTATAACCACACATATCGTAACGccatagaagaaaaagaatgtCAAGatcaatgttttatttgtgtatAATTATACACATACTTATCTTAGgatattgtttaatttttgaattgtttgtttCTCGTTCTTTAGATAACAGTGATCCGTGTGAACGTTTCTAAAAAGTTGAATGCTTACAGGAGTTTCATCCCTGATTCATCCCGATAACAATGAGCAGTTTAGGCAGGAGAATGATAGATcggagcgagagcgagagcgactCGAGAGCATTAGATAAACGAAAGTGAGCGAAGACGGGCGTTTATTGGAAATGAACGAATAAAGTACcgttatattattattcttattattattcttattcttattattagtattattattatagttattattattattattattattattattattattattattattatgatgatgattattattattattattattattattattattattattattttattattattattattattattttattattattattattattattattattattattattattattattattattattattattattattattattattattattattattataattattattattattattattattattattattattattattattattattcttgttattattattattattattattattattattattattattattattattattattattattattattattattattattattattattattattattattattattattattattattattattattattattattattattattattattattattattattattattattattattattattattattattgttattattattattattattattattattcttgttattattattattattattattattattattattattattattattattattattattattattattattattattattattattattattattattattattattattattattattattattattattattattattattattattattattattattattattattattattattattattattattattattattattattgttattattattattattattattattattattattattattattattattattattattattattattattattattattattattactattattattattattattattattattattattattattattattattattattattattattatcgcAGCTGATGGATCTGAGAAACACAAAGTGCCTGAATGCCAATGATACCTACCCCTCCTATTTTTCGTGGCAGGGTTACTCTCTCGACGGATGCTTTTAGGTGACGCGagagattattattattattatcaatattattactattattaacATTTTACTGAAGTTTTTTGAGCTGAAGATTCAGTAATCCTTGCAGTAAAAGAAATGTTAACTGAATCATTCGGTAATGTTCGGGGCTCTCCAAAATGACTGCTCGTTTACTAAAATTACAATAAAGCCTTTCGcatattactgatttttcagtagtTGGTAGCTATTAAAAAGCGATGGAATATTGCTTTAAAATTAAGTTTTTATTAATGCAAAGATATTGCCAGTCCCTCAGTTCATATTCATCAATGTTTTACGTTATTTGatacagtttttatactgttTTTTGCCATAACATTTGATGATGGCTCAGTAATCGCTCACAGACATCACGAAATTTTAGCAACCACAGTTAATTGTGGCAAAGATGTTAAACACCAACACGACCGCAAATACTTTAAAATTAGTTCTGCAAGTCGAAATATCACCTTATTTTTATCGGGATGACTGTAACCATCTAccaaattaaattttgatcATCATGCGCAAGAGGACACCGCGTTACTTTGTTTTGATGTCGATTTGACATAatgaattgctgcattttcagtaatttgttttgttgatattCAGTGAAACGACCAATTTGACACtgattttactgattttcagttaaattttcattactgaaatgcattcagtaAATTGTGTTACTGCAAATAagtaaaaacatgacattTTTGCTGAAAAccagtaaaatattctattactgTATcgtttcagcaaaaaaaaactttgctgaagcaggatgagaaaatttgccGTGTAAGAATGGGAAtggatttatgaaaaaaattgtGCGTTAAAAGGGATATTTAAAGAGCTTTACAGACAATACTTTcaacataataaaataatgaacatGTTCAATTATACATTTACTAATTTATATTGGTTTCTTTTAATTGATCAAcagtgaaatgtttcattgtAAGTTATCACTTTATTTTACACTCTTCAATGGGATATTCTAGTCACCCGTATTTCCCGTAGCAAATAATAAGCAGCAAAATTAATAAAGTCGTTTTGGGACTAAAAACATTACAGCTATGAATCATTCCGCATATGCATAGTTTACGACCTTTCCTTTGGTGTAACCCAAGTTAATAGTATAATGATGAAGCAATGCGCATTCTTATTCCTCTCTGCATTGTTTGCTGTCTCTTTTAAAAACAACTTTGCTGTTCATTCAAAAGCTGTTTCAATGCACAGTAGTACAGTAACGCTTTACGATCGCTGGGTTCAGCACTATATACTATGCACGCTGATCATGTTTAGTCTTTCCCCTATTAGCCATCATTTCTGGCTGATATTGTTTGGGCTGCACACGAGCTAGTTGTAAATTTTGTGCAATATACTGCGAAAACCACGAACTGAGCCGTTTGCCCGCACCAAACTCTTCACACGTAGCCAGAAACACATCATTCAGCTGTGGCAAGATCGCATGATCGAGTGTCGGAAAGAGATGATGCAAATAGTGATCACCGAAGGTGGTTAACACTTTCAACAACGATCCCTCCACACCTCTTCGCTCTACAATTGTGGCCATCTGGTAAAgtccaaaatccatgtcattactaccgaaaagaaaagaaagagataatAGGTTTAATATGATTCGATAGTGAAATTAACATAGAAATCTGTGTAGGAAAACGTACGGAAATAAATCACCGGAATGCAGTGCTTTCGGATGATGATGGCCAGCGCTCAGTCCAATAAGCCCAAAGAAGAAGCTGGCCATCAACACCACAAACAGCCACAGTTGGAAAATTACACCGATGCGTTCCGGATTGGTAGCGTACATAAAGGCGGGCAGCAGGAAAGGAATTAGATCGTCCAGATGAAACCGGTTCTTCCCTTGGCTGAAGCTATCCATCAACCGCTTGAGGTACTCGCTCAGAAAGATCGAGCCGTATATAAACGGCCCATAGAACCAGGAACCGTACCGCTGGAAGCTGTTCTTAAGATCCGCCCACGGTAGATAGCACAGGAAGGGCTCGAACGACGAAATTTCCATATCGAGCACTGAATTCGGGAACAGGTGGTGAGAAATGGCGTGCGATACACGCCACTCCCTGAAAGAGTTCAAAACAACGAGAGATACAGTAAAAATAACTATATAACACAATTTTACCTGACGCACAACTTACCGATAGCTAAGAAACGCAATGTTAAACGCGTACATGCGCCAGTTATCTCGCTGGTGTAGAAAATTGTGCGCCGCAATTACGGTTGCGTTTACGCAGATGGCACAAACTATTCCAATGGCGAAACTTTCTAGCCTGACGGCTAGGTAGGCGGTCAGCATCACGCACACTATCAGTCCATCCACTATCTGGCGCGAGCGTTCCTTTGGCGCGGGATTCACGCGGCCCAACTGTTCCCTGATACGCTGCTTGAGGGTTCGATAGAATCCATGCTCGTGAAACGTTAGCCTACAGTTGCGTGGTTG
Proteins encoded:
- the LOC120956570 gene encoding myosin heavy chain, muscle isoform X14; its protein translation is MPKPPVQVGEDPDPTEFLFVSLEQKRIDQSKPYDSKKACWVPEEKEGYVLGEIKATKGELVTVALPGGETKDFKKDLVSQVNPPKYEKCEDMSNLTYLNDASVLHNLRQRYYAKLIYTYSGLFCVVINPYKRYPLYTNRCAKMYRGKRRNEVPPHLFAVSDGAYVNMLTNHENQSMLITGESGAGKTENTKKVIAYFATIGASGKKDENAEKKGSLEDQVVQTNPVLEAFGNAKTVRNDNSSRFGKFIRIHFTGSGKLAGADIETYLLEKARVISQQTLERSYHIFYQIMSGSVKGLKEKCLLSNNIHDYHIVAQGKTTIPSVDDGEEMQITDEAFNVLGFTQEEKDNIYRITSAVMHMGRMQFKQKGREEQAEADGTEDGDRVAKLLGVGTDDLYKNLLKPRIKVGNEFVTKGQNKDQVTNSVGALCKGIFDRLFKWLVKKCNETLDTKQKRAQFIGVLDIAGFEIFDFNGFEQLCINFTNEKLQQFFNHHMFVLEQEEYKREGINWAFIDFGMDLLACIDLIEKPMGILSILEEESMFPKATDQTFAEKLMTNHLGKSAPFMKPRPPKPGIPAGHFAIGHYAGVVSYNITGWLEKNKDPLNDTVVDQFKKGSNALMVEIFADHPGQSADPAAAKGGRGKKGAGFATVSSSYKEQLNNLMTTLKSTQPHFVRCIIPNEMKTAGVVDAHLVMHQLTCNGVLEGIRICRKGFPNRMMYPDFKLRYLILAPAAMQAETEGKKAAEKCFEAIGLDPDSYRIGHTKVFFRAGVLGQMEEFRDERLSKIMSWMQAWCRGYLSRKEFKKMQEQRVSLEIVQRNLRKYLKLRTWAWWKLWQKVKPLLNVSRVEDQIAKLEEKATKAQEAYEKEEKLRKELEALNSKLLAEKTALLDSLSGEKGALQEYQEKAAKLTAQKNDLENQLRDTQERLAQEEDARNQLFQTKKKLEQEIGSQKKDAEDLELQIQKIEQDKASKDHQIRNLNDEIAHQDELINKLNKEKKMQGEVNQKTAEELQAAEDKVNHLNKVKAKLEQTLDELEDSLEREKKLRGDVEKAKRKVEGDLKLTQEAVADLERNKKELEQTVLRKDKEISALSAKLEDEQSLVGKLQKQIKELQARIEELEEEVEAERQARAKAEKQRADLARELEELGERLEEAGGATSAQIELNKKREAELAKLRRDLEEANIQHEGTLANLRKKHNDAVAEMAEQVDQLNKLKTKAEKERTQYFAELNDARIGCDQLSNEKAAQEKIAKQLQHTLNEVQSKLDETNRTLNDFDASKKKLSIENSDLLRQLEDAESQVSQLSKIKISLTQQLEDTKRLADEEARERATLLGKFRNLEHDLDNLREQVEEEAEGKGDIQRQLSKANAEAQLWRSKYESEGVARAEELEEAKRKLQARLAEAEETIESLNQKCIALEKTKQRLATEVEDLQLEVDRASSIANAAEKKQKAFDKIIGEWKLKVDDLAAELDASQKECRNYSTELFRLKGAYEEGQEQLEAVRRENKNLADEVKDLLDQIGEGGRNIHEIEKSRKRLEAEKDELQAALEEAEAALEQEENKVLRAQLELSQVRQEIDRRIQEKEEEFENTRKNHQRALDSMQASLEAEAKGKAEALRMKKKLEADINELEIALDHANKANAEAQKNIKRYQQQLKDVQSALEEEQRARDDAREQLGISERRANALQNELEESRTLLEQADRGRRQAEQELSDAHEQLNEVSAQNASIAAAKRKLESELQTLHSDLDELLNEAKNSEEKAKKAMVDAARLADELRAEQDHAQTQEKLRKALEQQIKELQVRLDEAESNALKGGKKAIQKLEQRVRELESELDSEQRRHADAQKNLRKSERRIKELTFQSEEDRKNHERMQDLVDKLQQKIKTYKRQIEEAEEIAALNLAKFRKAQQELEEAEERADIAEQAATKFRTKGGRAGSVQRGASPAPQRQPSAMPALAGLNLPTFDDHGF